In Insulibacter thermoxylanivorax, the DNA window AAAGTAGAAATAAGTGGTATAATTTACTCGGCGGTCTTATTTTTTTGACTATTCTTAATATTTGGTTTCTAGGGAGGGAGATTGAGGATGGCTGTACTTCCGAGAACGAATGAACGAGGATTCTTCGAGATTCGCCTGGAATCGATCGGGGGGCTGGGCGCTAACTTGGCCGGCAAGATGTTAGCTGAGGCAGGCGTTGTTGGAAGCGGTTTCAATGGAGTGAGTTTTTCCTCTTATGGTTCTGAGAAGAAAGGATCCCCCGTTAAAGCGCATATTCGTTTCTGCGATCCCAGCATGAATATTCGCGATACGACGCCGGTCGAACGGCCTCATATCGTAGGGATCTTCCACGAGAATCTGTCGCGGACGGTCAACGTGATCAGCGGGATCTACGAAGACAGCATCGTCTTAGTGAACTCGGCGAAGACGCCGGAACAGCTGAAGGAGAAGCTGAATCTTAAGGGCGGGACGATCGCCGTCGTCGACGCGACGGGCATCGCGCTGGAGGAGAAGAACCGGGTGAACATGGCGATGCTGGGTGGATTGTTCCGGCTTTGCGATTTCTTGGACCCGGAACATATGAAAGGGATCATACGCAAATCCCTGGAGAAAAAATATCCGCATGCCGTTGAACCGGCTCTGCGCACCTTCGAGCGCGGCTATGAAGAGGTGACTTTCCAAACCTTCGAACTGCCGGAGGGGACGGAACTGCCGAAGCCCGTTCGTTGGGACATCCCGGTCCTGGGCTATGAGACCCAGCCGATCGGCGGCACGATCATCAACCCGGGCAACAGCATCCTGAAGGATCTCAGCATCTCCAGGCAAGGGATGATGCCGCATTTTATAGAAGAGAAATGCATCCACTGCGCGCAGTGCGACATCGCTTGTCCGGATTTCTGCTTCGTGTGGGAAGAGAAGCCGGATAAGAAGGGACGCATGCAGATGTTCCTGCAGGGGATTGATTATCAGTACTGCAAAGGCTGTTTGAAGTGCGTGACGGCTTGTCCGACGCAAGCGCTGGTGGCGGAACGTGAAACGGATGGATATGCTGAAGAGCATCGCGTGCCGCATCGCTTCGAACTGGCGCAGTGACAGGCATCGGATCGATGCCGGGACGGCGAGGCTGCAGGTGAAGGCAGCAGTTCTTGGCGGTTTCTATGGTTTAGATATTGGTTTCCCCTTTGGTTAGGCTTTGGTTGAGGTTTATTGGGACTGAGGTTAGC includes these proteins:
- a CDS encoding 2-oxoacid:acceptor oxidoreductase family protein, which translates into the protein MAVLPRTNERGFFEIRLESIGGLGANLAGKMLAEAGVVGSGFNGVSFSSYGSEKKGSPVKAHIRFCDPSMNIRDTTPVERPHIVGIFHENLSRTVNVISGIYEDSIVLVNSAKTPEQLKEKLNLKGGTIAVVDATGIALEEKNRVNMAMLGGLFRLCDFLDPEHMKGIIRKSLEKKYPHAVEPALRTFERGYEEVTFQTFELPEGTELPKPVRWDIPVLGYETQPIGGTIINPGNSILKDLSISRQGMMPHFIEEKCIHCAQCDIACPDFCFVWEEKPDKKGRMQMFLQGIDYQYCKGCLKCVTACPTQALVAERETDGYAEEHRVPHRFELAQ